A region from the Saccharomonospora azurea NA-128 genome encodes:
- a CDS encoding DUF4097 family beta strand repeat-containing protein: MSRVGLAVGGVVLVVAGVAVATNWSFATTSERTDTVAAAIRHVEIDNGSGRVVVRAGEVSETVVEQRLAYVGDEPGRAFEVEGSTLVLAGCGSDCSVDYEVTVPRGVTVAGEVSSGDVVVRDASDVDVRATSGDVEVRLTGARRVAVEATSGDVDLHVAEVEEVHATTTSGDMNLDVEQVDTVRAEATSGDIEVTAPHGDYRVTVSTTSGDQDVRGDDPGAERVLDLTATSGDVTVRGV, from the coding sequence ATGAGTCGCGTGGGGCTGGCCGTCGGCGGAGTGGTGCTGGTGGTGGCGGGGGTGGCTGTCGCGACGAACTGGTCGTTCGCCACGACCTCGGAGCGCACGGACACGGTGGCCGCGGCCATCCGGCACGTCGAGATCGACAACGGTTCGGGCCGAGTCGTCGTCCGGGCCGGTGAGGTGTCCGAGACGGTGGTGGAGCAGCGGCTGGCCTACGTCGGCGACGAGCCCGGACGCGCCTTCGAGGTGGAGGGCTCCACGCTCGTGCTGGCCGGCTGCGGGTCCGACTGCTCGGTGGACTACGAGGTGACGGTGCCGCGCGGTGTCACCGTGGCGGGTGAGGTGTCGTCGGGCGACGTCGTCGTGCGCGACGCGAGCGACGTGGACGTGCGGGCCACGTCCGGCGACGTCGAGGTGCGCCTCACCGGAGCGCGACGGGTGGCGGTGGAGGCCACGTCCGGCGACGTCGACCTCCACGTCGCCGAGGTGGAGGAGGTCCACGCGACGACGACGTCGGGCGACATGAACCTCGACGTCGAGCAGGTCGACACGGTCCGCGCGGAGGCCACCAGTGGCGACATCGAGGTCACGGCACCGCACGGCGACTATCGCGTGACGGTGTCGACGACCAGCGGTGACCAGGACGTTCGGGGGGACGACCCGGGCGCCGAGCGAGTGCTGGATCTGACCGCGACGAGCGGGGACGTCACGGTGCGTGGTGTGTGA
- a CDS encoding YbhB/YbcL family Raf kinase inhibitor-like protein, with amino-acid sequence MTRAGSAPNPYDALPPVPSFRLQSNDVAEGETLPVPQRSGIMGAGGEDTSPHLAWDGFPEGTKSFAVTCFDPDAPTGSGFWHWAVFDIPASVTELKTGAGDPDGSNLPEGACMLKGDGGVRQYVGAAPPPGHGPHRYIFAVHALDAESLELGEDATPAALGFTMFGRTLARATLTAIYENKG; translated from the coding sequence ATGACCCGAGCGGGCTCGGCTCCGAACCCGTACGACGCGCTGCCCCCCGTCCCGTCGTTCCGCCTGCAGAGCAACGACGTGGCCGAAGGCGAGACGCTGCCGGTGCCGCAGCGCAGCGGCATCATGGGCGCGGGCGGCGAGGACACCTCACCGCACCTGGCGTGGGACGGCTTTCCCGAAGGCACCAAGAGCTTCGCGGTGACCTGCTTCGACCCCGACGCCCCCACCGGCAGCGGCTTCTGGCACTGGGCGGTGTTCGACATCCCCGCCTCGGTCACCGAACTCAAGACCGGGGCCGGCGACCCGGACGGCTCCAACCTGCCCGAGGGCGCGTGCATGTTGAAGGGCGACGGCGGTGTCCGTCAGTACGTCGGCGCGGCCCCGCCACCGGGGCACGGCCCGCACCGCTACATCTTCGCCGTCCACGCGCTGGACGCGGAGTCGCTGGAGCTCGGTGAGGACGCCACCCCCGCGGCTCTCGGCTTCACCATGTTCGGCCGCACGCTCGCCCGCGCCACGCTCACCGCGATCTACGAGAACAAGGGCTGA